The following coding sequences are from one Streptomyces angustmyceticus window:
- a CDS encoding VOC family protein, with translation MSHSWPSHLEVGAVRFARPTAKYDDVLVFYRDVLGLPVLAQWRGHHGYDGVVIGLPDTSVHMELLQHGDPPLIPERHPENQLVLYLRGPEAVAVAARRLAEHGHSPVPAANPYWPERGAVLFEDPDGWLVVLAPWVFGEQSPPAG, from the coding sequence ATGTCTCACTCCTGGCCCAGCCACCTTGAGGTGGGAGCGGTCCGCTTCGCCCGGCCGACCGCGAAGTACGACGATGTTCTGGTCTTCTACCGAGACGTCCTCGGGTTGCCGGTACTCGCCCAATGGCGTGGCCACCACGGCTACGACGGCGTCGTCATCGGTCTGCCGGACACCTCGGTGCACATGGAGCTCCTGCAGCACGGCGACCCGCCCCTCATCCCCGAGCGGCATCCGGAGAACCAGTTGGTGCTCTACCTCCGCGGCCCCGAAGCCGTCGCCGTCGCCGCCCGGCGGCTCGCCGAGCACGGGCACAGCCCAGTGCCCGCCGCGAACCCCTACTGGCCGGAACGCGGCGCCGTCCTCTTCGAGGACCCGGACGGCTGGCTGGTCGTACTGGCCCCCTGGGTCTTCGGCGAACAATCCCCACCCGCCGGCTGA
- a CDS encoding VOC family protein, translated as MAIQRMDNVGIVVEDMDAAIAFFVELGMELEGRAEVEGLVADQCTGLDGVHCDIAMLRTPDGHSRLELAKYRSPAAISAGPRNRPHNILGTHRVMFAVDDIEDTVARLRPHGAELVGEIARFEDSYLLCYLRGPEGIIVGLAEQLH; from the coding sequence ATGGCGATTCAGCGGATGGACAACGTCGGCATCGTCGTCGAGGACATGGACGCCGCCATCGCGTTCTTCGTGGAACTCGGAATGGAGCTGGAGGGCAGGGCGGAGGTCGAGGGTCTCGTCGCCGACCAGTGCACCGGACTCGACGGCGTCCACTGTGACATCGCGATGCTCCGGACCCCGGACGGTCACAGCCGGCTAGAGCTGGCGAAGTACCGCAGCCCCGCGGCGATCAGCGCCGGGCCACGCAACCGGCCGCACAACATCCTGGGCACGCACCGCGTCATGTTCGCCGTCGACGACATCGAGGACACCGTGGCCCGCCTGCGCCCTCACGGCGCCGAACTCGTCGGCGAGATCGCCCGGTTCGAGGACAGCTATCTGCTCTGCTACCTCCGCGGCCCGGAGGGCATCATCGTCGGACTGGCCGAACAACTGCATTGA
- a CDS encoding GNAT family N-acetyltransferase — protein sequence MDTYLETQRLALRRFTADDADLLIELDSDPAVMRYLTGGHPTPPETVRERHLPNILAGYEKWGGDLGVFAAHEKDGGAFVGWFILRPEPEGPPDEVELGYRLRQAAWGKGYATEGSRALLGKAFTELGVRRVWAETMSVNHGSRNIMAKLHMTLADTIPTPPDMERAEGSEHGGVRYEITKEQWEQRALIQRLGPAHCPRPSHAPPAFRPPSQPACPAASR from the coding sequence GTGGACACCTACCTGGAGACCCAGCGCCTGGCCCTGCGCCGCTTCACTGCCGACGACGCAGACCTGCTGATCGAGCTGGACAGCGACCCGGCAGTAATGCGCTACCTGACCGGCGGCCATCCCACCCCGCCGGAGACGGTCCGCGAGCGCCACCTGCCCAACATCCTCGCCGGCTACGAGAAGTGGGGCGGCGACCTCGGAGTGTTCGCCGCGCACGAGAAGGACGGCGGGGCGTTCGTCGGCTGGTTCATCCTGCGTCCCGAGCCGGAGGGCCCGCCGGACGAGGTCGAACTCGGCTACCGGCTGCGGCAGGCGGCTTGGGGCAAGGGCTATGCCACCGAGGGCTCGCGGGCCCTGCTGGGCAAGGCGTTCACGGAGCTCGGTGTGCGCAGGGTCTGGGCGGAGACGATGTCCGTGAACCACGGTTCGCGCAACATCATGGCCAAGCTCCACATGACGCTCGCGGACACGATCCCCACGCCCCCCGATATGGAGAGGGCCGAGGGCTCCGAGCACGGAGGTGTACGGTACGAGATCACCAAGGAGCAGTGGGAGCAGCGCGCCCTGATCCAGCGCCTTGGTCCGGCGCACTGTCCTCGTCCCAGCCATGCGCCGCCGGCCTTTCGTCCACCATCGCAGCCCGCTTGTCCCGCGGCTTCACGCTGA
- a CDS encoding NADP-dependent oxidoreductase — translation MPTHTMKAIRLHEFGGPGVLRYEEVPVPEPAPGEVLVRVHAVGLNPPDWYVREGMPGIPPEFRPPFDLPLIPGTDISGVVEAVADDIQDFTAGDEVVGLLRFPELMQSGAYAEYVTAPASDLAPKPATVGHAHAAALPMSGLTAWQYLIEVGHDHPSPFQQAKHRPTALNSDTTVLINGAAGGVGHLALQLAKWKGARVIAVASGTHETFLRELGADEFIDYTKQRPEDTVRDIDLVLDAVGGPASRRFLPTLKRGGALHPVYFGEFDDEENTQLGVTVTGTQVRANGAQLAELGHLLDAGTVRTAIDSTFPLADAQAAHERAAQGHIQGKIVLTVA, via the coding sequence ATGCCGACCCACACGATGAAGGCGATCCGGCTGCACGAGTTCGGCGGCCCCGGGGTGCTGCGCTACGAGGAGGTGCCGGTTCCCGAGCCGGCGCCGGGCGAGGTGCTCGTCCGCGTGCACGCGGTCGGCCTCAACCCGCCCGACTGGTACGTACGCGAGGGCATGCCCGGCATCCCTCCCGAGTTCAGGCCCCCGTTCGACCTGCCCCTGATTCCGGGGACCGACATCTCCGGTGTCGTGGAAGCCGTCGCCGACGACATCCAGGACTTCACGGCCGGGGATGAGGTGGTCGGCCTGCTGCGCTTCCCCGAGCTGATGCAGAGCGGGGCGTACGCCGAGTACGTCACCGCTCCGGCATCCGACCTCGCCCCCAAGCCGGCCACTGTCGGCCATGCGCACGCCGCGGCACTGCCCATGTCGGGGCTGACGGCATGGCAGTACTTGATCGAGGTCGGACACGATCACCCCTCCCCCTTCCAGCAGGCCAAGCACCGCCCCACGGCGCTGAACAGCGACACCACAGTGCTGATCAACGGCGCCGCCGGCGGCGTGGGCCACCTTGCCCTGCAACTGGCCAAGTGGAAGGGGGCCCGCGTCATCGCCGTGGCCTCCGGAACCCACGAGACGTTCCTGCGCGAGCTCGGCGCCGACGAGTTCATCGACTACACCAAGCAGCGTCCCGAGGACACCGTCCGCGACATCGACCTCGTCCTGGACGCCGTCGGAGGCCCCGCCAGCCGCCGCTTCCTGCCCACCCTCAAGCGCGGCGGCGCCCTTCACCCGGTGTACTTCGGGGAGTTCGACGACGAGGAGAACACGCAACTGGGTGTCACCGTCACCGGCACGCAGGTGCGCGCGAACGGCGCTCAGCTCGCCGAACTGGGGCACTTGCTCGACGCGGGCACGGTCCGTACCGCGATCGACAGCACGTTTCCGCTCGCGGACGCACAGGCAGCGCACGAGCGCGCCGCCCAAGGGCACATCCAGGGAAAGATCGTGCTCACGGTCGCGTAG
- a CDS encoding TetR/AcrR family transcriptional regulator — translation MRADAKRNRDHLLAVAGTTITEQGIDVSMRDIARRADVGLATLLRHFPTREALLEALLHTSFDELTAKATALEASEAAESALVSWVRDCVAWTTEYRGVTVLMAAAIEDPESALHAACVTLRAAGARLLARAQATGTARSDIDGDDLFALISMLAWTGDQPALAPRAPRLFDIVASAILASAGRSQGRGVHDEQ, via the coding sequence ATGCGGGCCGACGCCAAGAGGAACCGCGACCACCTGCTCGCCGTAGCGGGCACCACCATCACCGAGCAAGGCATCGACGTATCGATGCGCGACATCGCCCGCAGGGCCGATGTCGGGCTCGCGACACTGCTGCGGCACTTCCCGACCCGCGAGGCACTCCTGGAAGCCCTGCTCCACACGAGCTTCGACGAACTCACAGCCAAAGCGACCGCGCTCGAGGCATCGGAGGCAGCCGAAAGCGCTCTCGTCTCATGGGTCCGCGACTGCGTCGCGTGGACCACCGAGTACCGCGGGGTGACCGTGCTGATGGCGGCCGCCATCGAGGACCCCGAATCCGCACTCCACGCCGCGTGCGTCACGCTGCGCGCGGCCGGCGCCCGGCTCCTCGCCCGGGCTCAGGCCACAGGTACGGCGCGCAGCGACATCGACGGCGACGACCTGTTCGCGCTGATCTCCATGCTCGCCTGGACCGGCGATCAACCCGCGCTTGCGCCTCGCGCCCCTCGCCTCTTCGACATCGTGGCAAGCGCCATTCTGGCGAGCGCAGGCAGGAGCCAGGGCAGGGGCGTACACGACGAACAGTGA
- a CDS encoding SDR family oxidoreductase translates to MVLIGGGSGIGLRVAHQAVTAGAQVVLGGRSSARLAVAAEELGDRATWRTVDITDGTSLASFFTELDRVDHLFTSAASYRVGPMMQLSDQDAESPFVSKFWGQYHAVKAAVPKLAEDGSIVLMAGAAGARPPAAAPAYAACNAAVEGLGRGLAVELAPVRVNVVSPGTIDGNLWAHRPEEDREAAFAQYRRDTVLHRLGTEDEIAQAVLFLFGNGFTTGSTLYPDGGYTLR, encoded by the coding sequence GTGGTCCTGATCGGGGGTGGCTCGGGCATCGGCTTACGCGTCGCTCACCAGGCGGTTACGGCCGGCGCCCAGGTCGTCCTCGGCGGGCGCAGCTCCGCGCGCCTCGCCGTGGCCGCCGAAGAGCTGGGCGACCGGGCGACATGGCGGACCGTGGACATCACGGACGGCACGTCGCTCGCCTCGTTCTTCACGGAACTCGACCGCGTGGACCACCTGTTCACCTCCGCGGCCTCCTACCGGGTCGGGCCCATGATGCAGTTGAGCGACCAGGACGCCGAGAGCCCCTTCGTCTCCAAGTTCTGGGGCCAGTATCACGCGGTGAAGGCGGCCGTGCCCAAGCTCGCGGAGGACGGTTCCATCGTTCTGATGGCAGGCGCCGCCGGTGCCCGTCCGCCGGCCGCAGCGCCCGCCTATGCGGCCTGCAATGCCGCGGTCGAGGGGCTGGGCCGGGGCCTGGCCGTGGAGCTGGCGCCGGTTCGGGTCAATGTCGTCTCGCCCGGCACCATCGACGGAAACCTCTGGGCGCACCGCCCGGAGGAGGACCGGGAGGCGGCGTTCGCCCAGTACCGCAGGGACACCGTCCTGCACCGGCTCGGCACGGAGGACGAGATTGCCCAAGCTGTCTTGTTCCTCTTCGGCAACGGCTTCACGACCGGGTCGACGCTGTATCCGGACGGTGGTTACACCCTGCGCTGA